The following coding sequences are from one Humulus lupulus chromosome X, drHumLupu1.1, whole genome shotgun sequence window:
- the LOC133803190 gene encoding uncharacterized protein At2g29880-like, translated as METSKGRGPGQNKRFWSEDEDKHLIEALMELNNEGKFKAEGNFRPGHLRALEMKLKERMPACDIQAKPHIESRMKTLKTHFQVVHEMLIGPFCSGFGWDNDRKTVTAEKSVWEAYLQSHKEAAPFKIKSFPWYDDLCMVFGKDRATGKNVETAANVVEELQTEEENTTLGEDDFNYANNVDEVPSMSVSNATRGAQSHTQSDGSSKKKRKAVNHEELSDAFTQSACIIAREIEKASIRLSKAIGEAMNEKHMQLGKELETTTTLTTTQRHKVARMIMQDNALVSYFFSVPDNEKDEWVTLLLDGSL; from the exons ATGGAGACTTCAAAAGGAAGAGGTCCAGGacaaaataaaagattttggaGCGAAGATGAAGACAAACACTTGATTGAAGCACTTATGGAACTGAATAATGAAGGGAAGTTTAAAGCTGAAGGAAATTTCAGGCCAGGTCATCTTAGAGCTCTTGAGATGAAATTAAAGGAGCGGATGCCTGCATGTGATATACAAGCTAAGCCACACATTGAGTCTAGAATGAAGACTTTGAAGACTCATTTTCAAGTGGTTCATGAAATGTTGATTGGACCATTTTGTAGCGGATTTGGGTGGGATAATGACAGAAAAACTGTTACTGCAGAAAAGTCAGTGTGGGAAGCATATTTGCAA AGTCACAAAGAAGCAGCCCCCTTCAAGATTAAGTCATTCCCTTGGTATGATGACTTATGTATGGTTTTTGGCAAGGATCGTGCAACTGGAAAAAATGTGGAGACTGCAGCAAATGTTGTTGAAGAACTTCAAACTGAAGAAGAAAACACTACTCTTGGAGAAGATGATTTCAACTATGCTAACAATGTGGATGAAGTGCCATCTATGTCTGTTTCAAATGCAACAAGAGGTGCTCAATCTCACACTCAATCAGATGGGtcttcaaagaagaaaaggaaagctGTAAATCATGAAGAACTTTCAGATGCATTCACACAATCAGCTTGTATTATTGCAAGAGAAATTGAAAAAGCTTCTATTCGTTTGAGTAAAGCTATTGGTGAAGCCATGAATGAAAAGCATATGCAACTTGGGAAAGAGTTAGAAACGACCACTACACTTACCACAACTCAACGTCATAAGGTAGCTCGCATGATTATGCAAGATAATGCCCTGGTTTCTTACTTTTTCAGTGTCCCAGATAATGAGAAGGATGAATGGGTGACACTTCTTCTTGATGGCTCTCTCTAA
- the LOC133803191 gene encoding protein ALP1-like translates to MDDKPKYRTRKGEIATNVLGVCSQDMQFIYVLPGWEGSAVDGRVLRDAIRRTNGLCVPNGYYYLVDGGYTNCKGFLAPYRGQRYHLNQWEDGNPLRNRQEFFNMKHSSARNVIERCFGAIKNQWEILRSPSFYPIKTQNRIILACCLLHNFIRREMPTDNTDMHLENESDSGDEEDSMEADESIRSIEASEGWTTFRNHLALEMYNEWREHRRAS, encoded by the exons ATGGATGATAAACCAAAATATCGTACTCGAAAAGGTGAAATAGCTACAAATGTCTTAGGTGTATGCTCCCAAGACATGCAATTCATATATGTGTTACCTGGATGGGAAGGCTCTGCAGTAGATGGTAGAGTTTTACGTGATGCCATACGTAGAACAAATGGTTTGTGTGTTCCAAATG gttATTATTACCTTGTAGATGGTGGATATACTAATTGTAAGGGATTTCTTGCTCCATATCGAGGCCAACGCTATCACCTTAACCAATGGGAAGATGGGAATCCTCTCAGAAATCGACAAGAGTTTTTTAATATGAAGCACTCATCTGCTAGGAATGTCATTGAGAGATGTTTTGGTGCAATTAAGAATCAATGGGAAATTCTTAGGAGTCCATCATTCTATCCAATAAAGACTCAAAACCGAATCATTTTAGCATGTTGTTTGCTTCACAATTTTATTAGGAGAGAAATGCCTACTGATAATACTGATATGCATCTAGAGAATGAGAGTGATAGTGGAGACGAAGAAGATAGCATGGAGGCTGATGAATCCATAAGAAGTATTGAAGCTTCTGAAGGGTGGACAACATTTAGAAATCATTTAGCACTTGAGATGTATAACGAATGGAGAGAACATAGGAGAGCaagctag